From the genome of Papaver somniferum cultivar HN1 chromosome 2, ASM357369v1, whole genome shotgun sequence, one region includes:
- the LOC113348026 gene encoding hevamine-A-like isoform X2: MSMKSILLSLFMFMFLVGSNAGGIAIYWGQNGNEGTLSKTCSTGNYAFVILAFLPIFGDGRNPMFNLAGHCDPYSNGCVTLSDDIKSCQAKGIKVILSIGGASGSYGPASSEDARQVAIYLWNNFLGGKSSSRPLGGAILDGIDFDIEGGSNQHYGELAKYLKAYSRKGKNVYLTAAPQCPFPDAWIGDALNTCMFDNVWVQFFNNPPCNYASGNVANLEDAWKQWTTLIPATKIFLGLPAAPQAAGSGFIPSNDLTSTILPMIKDSKKYGGVMLWSKYYDDITGYSSSIKSQV; encoded by the exons ATGAGTATGAAAAGTATATTATTAAGCTTAT tcatgtttatgttcttggtaggcTCTAATGCAGGAGGTATTGCAATTTACTGGGGTCAAAATGGAAATGAAGGCACATTATCTAAAACATGTTCAACGGGTAATTACGCCTTTGTGATTTTAGCTTTTTTGCCCATATTTGGCGATGGACGAAATCCAATGTTCAACCTAGCCGGTCATTGTGATCCATATTCAAACGGTTGTGTTACTCTAAGTGATGACATAAAGTCATGTCAAGCAAAAGGTATTAAAGTTATCCTTTCAATTGGAGGGGCTTCAGGAAGTTATGGTCCTGCTTCATCTGAGGATGCTAGACAAGTTGCGATATATCTATGGAATAACTTTTTAGGAGGGAAATCTAGTTCTCGTCCACTAGGAGGTGCCATATTAGATGGAATAGATTTTGATATCGAAGGAGGAAGCAATCAGCATTACGGTGAGCTCGCAAAATATCTTAAGGCTTACAGTAGGAAAGGTAAGAATGTATACTTAACTGCCGCACCACAATGCCCTTTCCCTGACGCTTGGATTGGAGATGCACTAAACACATGCATGTTTGATAATGTTTGGGTTCAATTCTTTAATAACCCACCTTGCAATTATGCTTCTGGTAATGTTGCTAATCTCGAAGACGCATGGAAGCAATGGACTACACTAATCCCAGCAACTAAAATCTTTCTAGGTTTACCTGCCGCTCCTCAAGCAGCTGGGAGTGGtttcattccttcaaatgatcttacttctactattcTTCCAATGATTAAAGATTCGAAAAAGTACGGAGGTGTTATGCTTTGGTCTAAGTATTACGATGATATTACGGGCTACAGTTCTTCTATCAAAAGCCAAGTATAA
- the LOC113348026 gene encoding hevamine-A-like isoform X1, which yields MASKLSILALGVMFMFLVGSNAGGIAIYWGQNGNEGTLSKTCSTGNYAFVILAFLPIFGDGRNPMFNLAGHCDPYSNGCVTLSDDIKSCQAKGIKVILSIGGASGSYGPASSEDARQVAIYLWNNFLGGKSSSRPLGGAILDGIDFDIEGGSNQHYGELAKYLKAYSRKGKNVYLTAAPQCPFPDAWIGDALNTCMFDNVWVQFFNNPPCNYASGNVANLEDAWKQWTTLIPATKIFLGLPAAPQAAGSGFIPSNDLTSTILPMIKDSKKYGGVMLWSKYYDDITGYSSSIKSQV from the coding sequence ATGGCATCAAAATTATCAATCTTAGCATTGGGAGtcatgtttatgttcttggtaggcTCTAATGCAGGAGGTATTGCAATTTACTGGGGTCAAAATGGAAATGAAGGCACATTATCTAAAACATGTTCAACGGGTAATTACGCCTTTGTGATTTTAGCTTTTTTGCCCATATTTGGCGATGGACGAAATCCAATGTTCAACCTAGCCGGTCATTGTGATCCATATTCAAACGGTTGTGTTACTCTAAGTGATGACATAAAGTCATGTCAAGCAAAAGGTATTAAAGTTATCCTTTCAATTGGAGGGGCTTCAGGAAGTTATGGTCCTGCTTCATCTGAGGATGCTAGACAAGTTGCGATATATCTATGGAATAACTTTTTAGGAGGGAAATCTAGTTCTCGTCCACTAGGAGGTGCCATATTAGATGGAATAGATTTTGATATCGAAGGAGGAAGCAATCAGCATTACGGTGAGCTCGCAAAATATCTTAAGGCTTACAGTAGGAAAGGTAAGAATGTATACTTAACTGCCGCACCACAATGCCCTTTCCCTGACGCTTGGATTGGAGATGCACTAAACACATGCATGTTTGATAATGTTTGGGTTCAATTCTTTAATAACCCACCTTGCAATTATGCTTCTGGTAATGTTGCTAATCTCGAAGACGCATGGAAGCAATGGACTACACTAATCCCAGCAACTAAAATCTTTCTAGGTTTACCTGCCGCTCCTCAAGCAGCTGGGAGTGGtttcattccttcaaatgatcttacttctactattcTTCCAATGATTAAAGATTCGAAAAAGTACGGAGGTGTTATGCTTTGGTCTAAGTATTACGATGATATTACGGGCTACAGTTCTTCTATCAAAAGCCAAGTATAA